A section of the Streptomyces sp. CG1 genome encodes:
- a CDS encoding S-4TM family putative pore-forming effector: MRRQNDEDLLTVLRAGESAHARARRLASARVVVSVILAAGAVLAVVVPALQTVLTTAGFLWALVYAVGAGSWTESEFRTAALLQETFDTRLYDIPWNEMLAGNAPSADEISRLARRYKGPEERLRDYYEIRELPRPLDLLSCILQNLAWGARIRRRYAAVVQAGVIGWIVTGVAVGVATRMTLASLLTTWFIPSLGLLLLGVDIVREQGETAAAREHARQVILREMREHAHAGLPAHRVPDLLVLARQAQDVLLRTRLAQARVPNWFFRRFLDSDRADFAAAMDEVGSWLPRA; encoded by the coding sequence GTGCGACGCCAGAACGACGAGGACCTGCTGACCGTCCTGCGTGCCGGAGAGTCCGCGCACGCCCGCGCCCGAAGGCTCGCCTCCGCCCGTGTCGTCGTGTCCGTGATCCTGGCCGCCGGCGCAGTGCTCGCGGTCGTGGTTCCGGCCCTGCAGACGGTGCTCACGACAGCCGGCTTCCTATGGGCTCTCGTGTATGCCGTCGGGGCCGGTTCATGGACGGAGAGCGAGTTCCGTACGGCCGCACTGCTGCAGGAGACCTTCGACACCCGGCTGTACGACATCCCGTGGAACGAGATGCTGGCCGGGAACGCCCCGTCCGCCGACGAGATCAGCAGGCTGGCGCGGCGCTACAAGGGTCCCGAGGAGCGCCTGCGGGACTACTACGAGATCCGTGAACTGCCGCGCCCCCTGGACCTTCTGTCCTGCATCCTGCAGAACCTCGCGTGGGGCGCGCGGATACGCCGGCGCTATGCCGCCGTGGTCCAGGCGGGCGTGATCGGATGGATCGTCACCGGGGTGGCCGTGGGCGTCGCCACCCGGATGACCCTCGCCTCCCTGCTCACGACCTGGTTCATCCCCTCGCTTGGGCTGCTGCTGCTCGGTGTCGACATCGTGCGTGAGCAGGGCGAGACCGCGGCGGCGCGGGAACACGCGCGGCAGGTGATCCTGCGGGAGATGCGAGAGCACGCGCACGCGGGACTGCCCGCGCACCGCGTCCCGGACCTGCTGGTGCTCGCCCGGCAGGCTCAGGACGTGCTGCTGCGGACCCGCCTGGCACAGGCGCGGGTGCCCAACTGGTTCTTCCGGAGATTCCTGGACAGCGACCGCGCGGACTTCGCCGCCGCCATGGACGAGGTCGGCAGCTGGCTGCCGCGGGCCTGA